One Romboutsia sp. 13368 genomic window carries:
- a CDS encoding cell wall hydrolase, with protein MDRCYKLKVLILVLTCVLTPTKLIYSNEIDVNYDTKASSIQAKSIKQQNKEVINITNEELLLLSKLVTGEARGESYEGQVAVAAVVINRVKDPRFPNTIRDVIYQKNAFSVVKDGSINMQPTESAYTAAQEALYGKDPTNRAIYFWNPDIATCKWIKTLNPYMRIGNHVFAK; from the coding sequence ATGGATAGGTGTTATAAGCTTAAAGTTTTAATATTAGTATTGACTTGTGTGCTTACTCCTACAAAACTAATATATTCCAATGAAATAGATGTAAATTATGATACAAAAGCATCCTCAATTCAAGCTAAAAGTATAAAACAACAGAATAAAGAAGTAATAAATATAACAAATGAAGAATTATTACTTTTATCTAAGTTGGTTACAGGTGAAGCTAGAGGTGAAAGTTATGAAGGACAAGTTGCTGTGGCAGCTGTCGTTATAAATAGAGTAAAAGACCCTAGGTTCCCTAATACAATAAGAGATGTTATATACCAAAAGAATGCATTTTCTGTTGTCAAAGATGGTTCTATAAATATGCAACCTACAGAGTCTGCTTACACGGCAGCACAAGAAGCATTATATGGAAAAGATCCAACAAATAGAGCAATTTACTTTTGGAATCCAGATATAGCTACATGTAAATGGATAAAGACGCTAAATCCATATATGAGGATAGGAAACCACGTATTTGCAAAATAG
- the spoIIR gene encoding stage II sporulation protein R, producing MINRIKIRLSILILSLIVVISTMTVSIGGEVKKISTASEDYKNKLIRFHVIANSDSDEDQNLKLKVRDAVIDYLQPKLALSNSIEESEKIIKSEYEELENISKDIILENGYEYDVKVGIDYSQFPTKQYSNVVLPAGEYKALRIIIGEGSGKNWWCVMFPPLCFVDEQKGIIDKETDEKLREVLTEEEYELITQSNKKQVNRVQIKFKIVEILQDIINK from the coding sequence ATGATTAATAGAATAAAAATAAGATTAAGTATATTAATTTTGAGTTTAATTGTAGTTATATCAACTATGACAGTATCAATTGGTGGGGAAGTAAAGAAAATAAGTACAGCATCAGAAGATTATAAAAATAAGTTAATAAGATTTCATGTTATAGCAAATAGCGATTCAGATGAAGATCAAAATTTAAAATTAAAAGTAAGAGATGCAGTTATAGATTATTTACAACCAAAGTTAGCACTTTCTAATAGTATAGAGGAAAGTGAAAAAATAATAAAAAGTGAATATGAAGAACTTGAAAATATAAGTAAAGATATTATTTTAGAAAATGGATATGAATATGATGTAAAGGTAGGAATAGATTATAGCCAATTTCCAACTAAACAGTATTCTAATGTAGTTCTTCCTGCGGGAGAATATAAAGCGTTAAGAATAATAATAGGTGAGGGTAGCGGCAAAAACTGGTGGTGCGTTATGTTCCCACCGTTATGCTTTGTAGATGAACAAAAAGGTATTATAGATAAAGAAACAGATGAAAAATTGAGAGAAGTATTAACTGAAGAAGAATATGAGTTAATAACTCAAAGTAATAAAAAACAGGTGAATAGAGTTCAAATAAAATTTAAGATAGTTGAAATATTACAGGATATAATAAATAAATAA
- a CDS encoding GntR family transcriptional regulator has product MNNLTRLNLDEYKPLRDVVFENLREAIVEGKLKPGQRLMEVQLAEQLGVSRTPVREAIRKLELEGLVVMLPRKGAYVADMSLKDIIDVLEIRASLEGLAASLAAERISDEDIKKLESIVDEFKDSVNESDVEYLLKKDVEFHECIFKATNNKKLHQLINSLWEQVYRFRFTYVSDYDSTVKIIEEHKMILDAIKTGDSKLAKKYAMEHIQKAENFMIETTSKTKES; this is encoded by the coding sequence ATGAATAATTTGACTAGGTTGAATTTAGATGAATATAAGCCGCTAAGGGATGTTGTATTTGAAAATTTAAGAGAAGCTATAGTAGAAGGTAAATTAAAACCTGGACAAAGACTTATGGAAGTTCAATTAGCTGAACAATTAGGAGTAAGTAGAACACCTGTAAGAGAAGCTATTAGAAAACTAGAACTAGAGGGGCTAGTTGTTATGCTTCCAAGAAAAGGTGCTTATGTAGCTGATATGTCTTTAAAAGATATAATAGATGTTTTAGAAATAAGAGCTAGTTTAGAAGGATTAGCAGCTTCCCTTGCAGCTGAAAGAATATCAGATGAAGATATAAAAAAATTAGAATCTATAGTTGATGAATTTAAAGATAGTGTAAATGAGTCAGATGTAGAATATTTACTGAAAAAAGATGTAGAGTTTCATGAGTGTATATTTAAAGCAACAAATAATAAAAAATTACATCAATTAATAAATTCTTTATGGGAACAAGTTTATAGATTTAGATTTACATATGTATCAGATTATGATTCTACTGTAAAAATAATAGAAGAACATAAAATGATATTAGATGCAATAAAAACAGGAGATAGTAAATTAGCTAAAAAATATGCTATGGAACATATTCAAAAAGCTGAAAATTTCATGATAGAAACAACTTCAAAGACTAAAGAATCATAA
- the ispE gene encoding 4-(cytidine 5'-diphospho)-2-C-methyl-D-erythritol kinase, giving the protein MKSIELKSRAKINLSIDVLGKREDGYHLVEMIMQTIDLYDIIKITENEIDEININSNSLDIPLNKNNIVYKAAKVLKDKFNIKSGLDIFIEKNIPVAAGMAGGSCNAAAVLVGLNKLWNLNLSEKQLQEIGLTLGADVPFCISGNAALAQGIGEKLTYIKGLPKDKSILVCKPNLFVSTKDVYQGLDLDNIKDRPDNELLIKCLEKEDIKLLSENMVNVLETVTSKMHNEISDIEKIMLDNNALGSMMSGSGPTVFGLFEKQEDALKGKGELLKKYNQVYVVRSSEKGVEINE; this is encoded by the coding sequence ATGAAATCAATAGAATTAAAAAGTAGAGCTAAAATAAATTTATCAATAGATGTTCTAGGGAAAAGAGAAGATGGATATCATTTAGTCGAAATGATAATGCAAACCATAGATTTATATGACATTATAAAAATAACAGAAAATGAAATAGATGAAATTAATATAAATAGTAATAGTTTAGATATACCTTTAAATAAAAATAATATTGTTTACAAAGCAGCAAAAGTATTAAAGGATAAATTTAATATAAAAAGTGGTTTAGATATATTTATAGAAAAAAATATTCCAGTAGCAGCAGGTATGGCTGGAGGTAGCTGTAATGCAGCAGCAGTTTTAGTAGGTCTTAATAAACTTTGGAATCTTAATTTATCAGAAAAACAGTTACAAGAAATAGGACTTACACTAGGTGCAGATGTTCCGTTTTGTATATCAGGAAATGCAGCATTAGCACAAGGCATAGGGGAAAAATTAACTTATATTAAAGGATTACCTAAAGATAAAAGTATATTAGTTTGCAAGCCTAATTTATTTGTATCAACAAAAGATGTATATCAAGGATTAGATTTAGATAATATTAAAGATAGACCAGACAATGAATTATTAATAAAATGTTTAGAAAAAGAGGACATAAAATTATTATCAGAAAATATGGTGAATGTATTAGAAACTGTAACAAGTAAAATGCATAATGAAATATCAGATATAGAAAAAATAATGTTAGATAATAATGCATTAGGATCTATGATGAGTGGAAGTGGTCCTACAGTTTTTGGACTTTTTGAAAAACAAGAAGATGCCCTAAAAGGAAAGGGAGAGCTACTTAAGAAATATAACCAAGTTTATGTTGTTAGAAGTAGTGAAAAAGGAGTTGAAATTAATGAATAA
- a CDS encoding DUF3794 and LysM peptidoglycan-binding domain-containing protein yields the protein MELIKDIIKVDNRIDFGKFQTFIEAEAVVPDKKSDVYEIIKTEGYISLKKVELAEGRILCKGSFNYNVIYMTDDKTTVSNMDGKIDINEVIEKDIIVPDMEYMIYPEVEHVDCTIMNERKIRVGALMNLRGSIFEKQRLDIVKDVSQVEGVQKHRKEISYQDIIGIEKSESAIRDTITINTEEVQSIISLSPYAKVKETRVSDNKVIVGGVVEINPLACTYDGELVELDKIGIDFTQFIEVPGACEGMTEETLLSMGELNYVFKQNNESNTGLLEIDCTVGCKVKVTDEITREILQDAYSPEKVIKFDYRTMEVNKTVYCETETFVVRDSIKNSNDDIQIKDIVSVCPSISIENSYIEDGKSIIQGIIKVDILYVPVEGLKAVYRISEEVPFEHDIAVDNLTDTCSIFNTVCIEKIDFDLNRDEIDLSVKVKRFIEAVDKKTESFIVKGEDLGAYDLSNAPSIIVYICKDGDTLWNIAKKYNTTESEIAELNDLKLEEPLKSGKCLILEKKVEMCN from the coding sequence ATGGAACTAATAAAAGATATAATAAAAGTAGATAATAGAATAGACTTTGGGAAGTTTCAAACGTTTATAGAAGCAGAGGCAGTTGTACCTGATAAAAAATCAGATGTGTATGAAATAATAAAAACAGAAGGATACATATCATTAAAGAAAGTAGAACTTGCAGAAGGAAGAATACTTTGCAAAGGTAGTTTTAATTATAATGTAATATATATGACAGATGATAAAACAACAGTTTCAAATATGGATGGAAAAATAGATATAAATGAAGTTATAGAAAAAGATATAATAGTTCCAGATATGGAATATATGATATATCCAGAAGTAGAACATGTAGATTGTACTATAATGAATGAAAGAAAAATAAGAGTAGGAGCTCTTATGAATTTAAGAGGAAGCATATTTGAAAAACAAAGACTTGATATTGTAAAAGATGTATCTCAAGTTGAAGGTGTACAAAAGCACAGAAAAGAAATAAGTTATCAAGATATTATAGGAATAGAAAAGTCAGAAAGTGCAATAAGAGATACTATAACTATAAATACTGAAGAAGTTCAATCAATAATAAGTTTAAGTCCTTATGCAAAGGTAAAAGAAACAAGAGTATCAGATAATAAAGTTATAGTTGGTGGAGTTGTAGAGATAAATCCTTTAGCGTGTACATATGACGGAGAATTAGTTGAACTAGATAAGATAGGAATAGACTTTACACAATTTATAGAGGTTCCAGGAGCATGTGAAGGAATGACAGAAGAGACTTTATTATCTATGGGAGAATTAAATTATGTATTTAAACAAAATAATGAAAGTAATACTGGATTGTTAGAAATAGATTGTACAGTTGGTTGCAAGGTAAAAGTTACTGATGAAATAACAAGAGAAATATTACAAGATGCATATTCTCCTGAAAAAGTAATAAAATTTGACTATAGAACAATGGAAGTAAATAAAACTGTATATTGTGAAACAGAAACATTTGTAGTAAGAGATAGTATAAAAAATAGTAACGATGATATACAAATAAAAGATATAGTAAGTGTTTGCCCTTCTATATCTATAGAAAATTCATATATAGAAGATGGAAAAAGTATAATACAAGGGATAATAAAAGTTGATATACTATATGTTCCTGTAGAAGGTTTAAAAGCTGTTTATAGAATAAGTGAAGAAGTACCTTTTGAGCATGATATAGCAGTGGATAATTTAACTGATACTTGTAGCATATTCAATACAGTTTGTATAGAAAAGATAGATTTTGATTTAAATAGAGATGAAATAGATTTATCAGTAAAAGTAAAAAGATTTATAGAAGCGGTAGATAAAAAGACAGAAAGCTTTATAGTAAAAGGCGAAGATTTAGGTGCTTATGATTTATCTAATGCTCCAAGTATAATAGTATATATATGCAAAGATGGAGATACTCTTTGGAATATAGCTAAGAAATACAATACAACAGAATCTGAAATAGCTGAGTTAAATGACTTAAAATTAGAAGAACCATTAAAATCAGGTAAATGCTTAATATTAGAAAAGAAAGTTGAAATGTGTAATTAA
- a CDS encoding Veg family protein, with protein MATVQTLDKIRESLERHLGKKILLKANKGRKQIVTRRGILEKVYPSVFVVKLDSENEGCSRVSYSYSDLLTSNVKLQVFKNQDKLHVS; from the coding sequence ATGGCCACTGTTCAAACTTTAGATAAGATAAGGGAAAGTTTAGAGAGGCATTTAGGTAAAAAGATACTACTTAAGGCTAATAAGGGAAGAAAACAGATTGTTACAAGAAGAGGGATATTAGAAAAAGTCTACCCAAGTGTGTTTGTTGTAAAGCTAGATAGCGAAAATGAAGGATGTTCGAGAGTATCGTATAGTTATTCAGATTTATTAACATCAAATGTAAAATTGCAAGTATTTAAGAATCAAGATAAATTACACGTAAGTTAA